DNA sequence from the bacterium genome:
GTCCACCATGCCGTAGAGGACGTCCTTCAGCGGAAGCGGGCCGGGCGACCCCTCGCGGATGCCGTAGAAGAGCGCGAGGGAGAGGGCGATCACCCCTACGGAGATGGCGCTCAGGAGGAGAAACAGGCGCTTTGCAGGCGACACGGCACCCCCTTGGTCAGCACGGTATCGGAGCTCGGGAGGGGCTCGGTCTCGGGCGTGGTCAGCACCCCCACGACCAGGGTGGCGACGACGGCCAGGATGATCCCCCCCAGGACTATGAAAACGAGCAGTCGCGCCCGGCGGCGCGCTAAGGACGGCTCAATCATCTTTCGGCAGCCCCCGCGACGCCCGGTAGGCGTCTATGAGCGCCCGAAAACCCTCGGGGTCCTCGGAGCGCAGGTGCCCCACGGCCGACTCCAGCTCCTCGACAGTCCAGCCCAGGTCCTCGAGTGTCGGCTCCGAATCCCGCCCCGCCGACCGGGCATCCAGGTAGGCGAAGTACGCCTCCCGGAGGCTCGCCGGGTGGTTCTCGTCGCAGGCGGCAAAGAGGAGCGTCAGCAGGGCGAGTACGATGGAAAAGCGGGCCATCTACTCCGTCTCCCGGCGCAGGACACCCAGAAAATTGCGCAGGCGGGCGGGGTCTTCCAAAATCCGCCGGGTGGCGCGGACCAGGGCGGCGGTGTCCAGGCCGGCCTCGAAGACGGCCTTCTCCGGCGGGGTTCCCGTGTAGATGCGGGTTGCGACGGAAGCCACCTCCGCGTCCGGGGGCTCGGCGCACCCCCCGAGGAGGGCGGCCAGCCCCAGAGCCAGGAAAAATACGCGCACGGCTACTCCACCGCCCCGAAGGTCCGCCCCCAGCGAACGGTTCCCGCGAGGCCCAGGTCCTTGTCCACGGCGTAGGGGTCGTCGGAGAAGAGGACCCCCACGACCTTGCCCAGCACGAGCCCGGAGTCGAGCGGTCCCCAGATGCGGCTGTCGCGCGCGTCCCGGCGGTTGTCCCCCATCACGAAGAGGTACCCCTCGGGGACGACGACCGGCCCGAAATCCTCCTGGGGGGCCCGGCCGACGTAGGGCTCGCGGAGCGGACTCCGGGCGCCGTTGATGAAGACCAGCCCCTCCCGTATCTCCAGCGTCTCCCCGCCCAGGGCGATGACCCGGCCGAAGAAGTCCCGCCCCCCGCCCGTGGGGGAGGAGAAGCAGATGACGTCTCCCCGGGACGGCTCGGCGCGGGCGTAGACCACCTTGTCCACCAGCACCAGATCCCCCGGCAGGAGGGTGTCGGTCATCGAGTGGGAGGAGACCTCGTAGGGGCAGAAGAGGAAGAGCCTGACGCCGACGACGAGCACCAGGGCGGCGAGGACCGCCTGTCCCAGGCGGCGGGCGGTGCACAGCGGCGCTTTATCCTCTGTCGCCATCCCCCCCCTTAGCGCCGGTCCGACGCGACGTGGTGCACCACCCGCGCCGCGTCACGTTCACCGTTCCGGCCATCGCCCCCGGCGTCGCGCACCGTCAACTACCAAGACCGCCGCAACCCTCGCCCCACCCCGGGCCTCGACGGCCCCCGGTGGGAGGGATTTTTTCAAAGGTGGCCCTCACCCCATCCCCGTCGGCGCGCCGCTCCCGGAGGGAGAGGGGGGGCGCGGCCGTACCAAGGGCGCACCTTCCCAACCCGGCTCTCTTAACGCGGTCGCCGCAACTACCCCCAACCGCCGCCGTCCCCTAGCGCACCACGTCCAGCATCCGGTCCCAGCGGACGTAGCCCAGCACGGCCAGCCCCGATTCCCCCTCGGACCGCATCCGGGCGAGGTTGACCGAGAGGTAGACCATGAAAGCCTTGCCGATTATCTCGTCCCGGCGGACGTAGCCCAGGCTCCCCCGGCTGTCGTCGGAGGAGTTGCGGTTGTCGCCCAGGACGAGGTAGCTCCCCGGCGGCAGGACGTGCTCGTCCCCGCCGAAGCGCTCGGCGAGGTAATCGTCGGCGAAGCTGAAGCGGTCCCCGGGCAGGGCCAAGAGCCTTTTGACGTAGTCCGCGTCGTCGCGCCGGAAGACGATGACCTCGCCCCGCCGGGGCTCCCGCACCAGGTAGGCCAGCCGGTTTACGAGGATGAAGTCCCCCTCGACCAGCGTGGGCCGCATGGAGCCCGATGGAATCCAGCTCGCCTGGAAAACGAACAGGCGCAGAAGCAGGGCGATGACGAGCGCCACGCCGAAGGCCAGGGCGAGCGACAGGAGCCTGCGGCGCCGATCGGAAGCCGGCCCGCCGCCGTTCCCCGCGGTTTCAACGGTCTCCGGCACACTCGGTCGGGGTTCTTCCACAGAGAATCACTTCACCGTGTCCATCATCCGGTCCAGGCGCAGGTGCGTGACGTAGTAGGGGAGGTCCAACAGGTCCAGGTACATCTGGTTGTCGGCGCCCTCGGGACCGGCGAAGCTCATGTAGATGACGAAGGCCTTGCCCTTGATGTCGTCCTTGGCCATAAAACCCCAGTAACGGCTGTCGGCGGAGCGGGTCCGGTTGTCCCCCAGCATGAGGTAGCAATCCACGGGCACCTGGTACCAGACCCCGTCCACGAAGGGCTCGCCGGAGCGGAAGTCGGTCTCCCGGGGATCCGGGACGAAGGTCTTGCCGATGTACTCGGGCCG
Encoded proteins:
- the lepB gene encoding signal peptidase I — its product is MATEDKAPLCTARRLGQAVLAALVLVVGVRLFLFCPYEVSSHSMTDTLLPGDLVLVDKVVYARAEPSRGDVICFSSPTGGGRDFFGRVIALGGETLEIREGLVFINGARSPLREPYVGRAPQEDFGPVVVPEGYLFVMGDNRRDARDSRIWGPLDSGLVLGKVVGVLFSDDPYAVDKDLGLAGTVRWGRTFGAVE
- the lepB gene encoding signal peptidase I — translated: MPETVETAGNGGGPASDRRRRLLSLALAFGVALVIALLLRLFVFQASWIPSGSMRPTLVEGDFILVNRLAYLVREPRRGEVIVFRRDDADYVKRLLALPGDRFSFADDYLAERFGGDEHVLPPGSYLVLGDNRNSSDDSRGSLGYVRRDEIIGKAFMVYLSVNLARMRSEGESGLAVLGYVRWDRMLDVVR